In Bacillus sp. NP247, one DNA window encodes the following:
- a CDS encoding DUF1836 domain-containing protein — protein sequence MENINKLLESLHLEKNIKLEDIPNVDLYVDQVVQLFENTYADTTRTDDEKVLTKTMINNYAKGKLFIPIKNKKYSKEHMILISLIYQLKGALSINDIKSSLENINAPLINDDTFELNTLYKDYLSLTETNVESFKQDVNNRVTEVNEVSSLEDPTLEKFLLLTSFVTMSNMYRRLAEKLVDDLKES from the coding sequence GTGGAAAATATAAATAAATTACTTGAATCATTACATTTAGAAAAAAATATTAAACTTGAGGATATCCCAAATGTCGACTTATATGTAGACCAAGTTGTCCAACTATTTGAGAATACTTATGCGGATACAACGAGAACTGATGATGAAAAAGTATTAACAAAAACAATGATTAACAATTACGCAAAAGGGAAACTATTCATCCCTATCAAAAATAAAAAGTATTCAAAAGAACATATGATTTTAATCAGCTTAATTTATCAATTAAAAGGAGCACTTTCCATTAATGATATAAAAAGCTCCTTAGAAAATATAAATGCACCGTTGATAAACGATGATACATTCGAATTAAATACTCTATATAAAGATTATCTTTCTCTTACTGAAACCAATGTTGAAAGCTTTAAACAAGACGTAAATAACCGTGTTACGGAAGTAAACGAGGTTTCTTCCTTAGAAGATCCAACACTAGAAAAGTTTTTATTACTAACATCCTTCGTGACTATGAGTAATATGTATAGACGTTTAGCAGAAAAACTAGTCGATGATCTCAAAGAATCTTAA
- a CDS encoding hemolysin III family protein translates to MNTYVREPVNAFTHLGGAVLSFIALLAMIVKVSVKMPSVAAITAVILFGIGMMVLYMASAVYHSVIASERVIYFFRKLDHSMIFILIAGTYAPFCLITLNSANGLLLFCLVYATAICGIVFKMFWFNCPRWLSTAIYLLMGWLIVLFLAPLAENLSTGGIIFLVLGGIFYTIGGFIYGAKPKWLEFKYMGHHEIFHVFVLLGSLAHFLSVYCYVI, encoded by the coding sequence ATGAATACTTATGTAAGAGAACCGGTTAATGCATTTACTCACTTAGGAGGAGCTGTATTATCATTTATTGCATTATTAGCTATGATTGTGAAAGTTTCTGTTAAGATGCCATCTGTTGCTGCAATTACAGCTGTTATTTTATTTGGTATCGGGATGATGGTCCTTTATATGGCGTCAGCTGTGTATCATAGCGTTATAGCCAGTGAACGTGTTATTTATTTCTTTAGGAAACTAGATCATTCTATGATTTTTATATTAATTGCAGGTACATATGCACCCTTTTGCTTAATTACATTAAATTCGGCAAATGGTTTACTACTATTTTGTTTAGTTTATGCAACTGCAATTTGTGGTATTGTTTTTAAAATGTTTTGGTTTAATTGTCCAAGATGGTTATCGACAGCAATTTATCTTCTGATGGGTTGGTTAATTGTTCTATTCTTGGCACCGCTAGCTGAGAATTTAAGTACAGGAGGTATTATTTTCTTAGTACTTGGAGGCATTTTTTATACAATTGGTGGGTTTATTTACGGTGCGAAGCCAAAATGGTTGGAGTTTAAATATATGGGACATCATGAAATTTTTCATGTTTTTGTATTGTTAGGTAGTCTTGCGCATTTTCTAAGTGTATATTGTTACGTAATTTGA
- the sodA gene encoding superoxide dismutase [Mn], translating into MSSFQLPKLSYDYDELEPYIDSNTLSIHHGKHHATYVNNLNATLENYIELHNKSLEELLCNLDDLPKEIVTAVRNNGGGHYCHSLFWEVMSPRGGGEPNGDVAKVIDYYFNTFDNLKDQLSKAAISRFGSGYGWLVLDGEELAVMSTPNQDTPLQEGKIPLLVIDVWEHAYYLKYQNRRPEFITNWWNTVNWDRVNEKYLQAIQLQKH; encoded by the coding sequence ATGTCTTCATTTCAATTGCCAAAGCTTTCATATGACTATGATGAACTAGAGCCATATATCGATAGCAATACACTCTCCATTCATCATGGAAAGCACCATGCGACATATGTAAACAATTTAAATGCTACTTTAGAAAATTATATTGAATTACATAATAAATCTTTAGAAGAGTTACTATGTAATTTAGATGATTTGCCAAAAGAAATTGTTACAGCTGTAAGAAATAACGGTGGTGGACATTATTGTCATAGTCTTTTTTGGGAAGTGATGAGCCCACGAGGTGGCGGCGAGCCTAATGGAGACGTTGCAAAAGTAATTGATTATTATTTCAATACCTTTGACAACTTAAAAGACCAACTGTCCAAAGCGGCCATTAGTCGTTTTGGAAGTGGATATGGATGGCTTGTTCTTGATGGTGAAGAACTCGCTGTTATGAGTACACCCAATCAAGATACACCTTTGCAAGAAGGTAAGATCCCATTACTCGTCATCGATGTATGGGAACATGCCTATTATTTAAAGTATCAAAATCGGCGTCCAGAATTCATCACCAATTGGTGGAATACAGTTAATTGGGACCGAGTGAATGAAAAGTATTTGCAAGCAATTCAATTACAAAAGCATTAG
- a CDS encoding NAD-dependent epimerase/dehydratase family protein, which produces MKVKKVLVLGGTRFFGKHLVEALLQAGDDVTIATRGITEDSFGDTVKRIVVDREDEKLLEERLEGKSYDVVYDNLCYSSNAAEVICKVLRDRVKKYVMTSSMAVYEPAIDLQEEDFNPYEYSITYGDRKDFTYSEGKRLAEAVLFQHATFPVVAVRFPVVIGESDYTKRLQFYVKSVVKQEPIVVNSLDGKLAFIHEKEAGEFLAWCGMESIEGPINACSNGVITMREVIRFIEESTGIKALIQEVGDNIAPYNEVTNCTLHNRKARELGFPFQELKLEIKNVLQHYINTLK; this is translated from the coding sequence ATGAAGGTGAAAAAAGTATTGGTGCTAGGGGGAACAAGGTTTTTTGGTAAACATTTAGTAGAAGCACTTTTGCAAGCTGGGGATGATGTAACAATTGCTACGCGGGGAATTACCGAAGATTCCTTTGGGGATACAGTAAAAAGAATCGTAGTAGATAGAGAAGACGAAAAGTTACTGGAAGAGCGTTTGGAAGGTAAAAGCTATGATGTTGTATACGATAATTTATGCTATAGCTCGAATGCTGCGGAAGTTATATGTAAAGTATTACGTGATAGGGTGAAAAAATATGTTATGACATCTTCAATGGCTGTCTATGAACCTGCAATAGACCTGCAAGAAGAGGATTTTAACCCGTATGAGTATTCAATCACGTATGGAGATAGGAAAGATTTTACTTATAGTGAAGGGAAGCGATTAGCAGAAGCGGTGTTGTTTCAACATGCAACATTTCCAGTCGTTGCAGTACGTTTTCCGGTAGTTATTGGAGAAAGTGATTATACGAAAAGATTGCAGTTTTACGTTAAAAGTGTTGTGAAACAAGAGCCAATTGTTGTAAATTCGTTAGATGGAAAGTTGGCGTTCATACATGAAAAAGAAGCTGGAGAGTTTTTAGCATGGTGCGGAATGGAAAGCATAGAAGGTCCAATTAATGCTTGTAGTAACGGGGTGATTACTATGAGAGAAGTTATTCGTTTTATAGAAGAAAGCACGGGGATAAAGGCGCTTATTCAAGAAGTAGGAGACAATATAGCCCCTTATAATGAGGTAACTAATTGTACGTTACATAATAGAAAGGCTCGCGAATTAGGATTTCCGTTCCAAGAATTAAAATTAGAAATAAAAAATGTTTTACAGCATTACATAAATACACTGAAGTAA
- a CDS encoding AmiS/UreI family transporter — MGYVGLLLSGAALFLNSLVILGKVEMKSAGVFNLFVGALQIIIPFYLIMISDQSNWTVYSYAATFLFGLTYLYVGITFIKGMDSSGLGWFCIWVAIIALFYMVVSFVQFHDVVNALTWFMWALLWYLFFVLNAQKKNINQYLGRIAFVQSWVTLTLPSLFYFMGVWGEGFVYELWVYVSVISILYCCYCIFKYRVR; from the coding sequence ATGGGTTACGTAGGGTTATTACTTTCAGGTGCAGCTTTATTTTTAAATAGTCTTGTCATATTAGGCAAAGTAGAGATGAAAAGTGCAGGTGTCTTTAATTTATTTGTGGGAGCATTACAAATTATCATTCCGTTCTATTTGATTATGATTTCTGATCAAAGTAATTGGACGGTATATTCATACGCAGCTACTTTTTTATTTGGTTTAACTTATTTATATGTAGGCATTACTTTTATTAAAGGAATGGATAGTAGTGGACTAGGATGGTTCTGTATTTGGGTAGCAATTATTGCTTTATTCTATATGGTTGTTTCATTTGTTCAATTCCACGATGTTGTTAATGCGTTAACATGGTTTATGTGGGCATTACTTTGGTATTTATTCTTTGTATTGAATGCACAAAAAAAGAATATCAATCAATATCTTGGCAGAATTGCCTTTGTACAATCATGGGTAACATTGACGTTGCCTTCACTCTTTTATTTTATGGGAGTATGGGGAGAGGGATTCGTATATGAACTGTGGGTTTACGTATCAGTAATTTCTATTTTATATTGCTGCTATTGTATTTTTAAATACCGAGTACGTTAG
- the galE gene encoding UDP-glucose 4-epimerase GalE, which translates to MAILVTGGAGYIGSHTCVELLKNGYEIIVVDNLSNSSVESINRVTEITGKQFKFYKEDILNREALDTIFEENTIEAVIHFAGFKAVGESVAIPLTYYHNNITSTLVLCEVMQKHNVKKMIFSSSATVYGIPETSPITEEFPLSATNPYGQTKLMIEQIMRDVAFADAGWSIALLRYFNPFGAHESGRIGEDPNGIPNNLMPYVTQVAVGKLKELSVFGNDYPTKDGTGIRDYIHVVDLANGHVKALEKVLGTTGIDAYNLGTGTGYSVLEMVEAFEKVSGKEVPYKITERRLGDVAVCFADASKAKRELGWEAIRGLEEMCADSWRWQSNNKNGYLEV; encoded by the coding sequence ATGGCAATACTTGTAACAGGTGGAGCAGGATATATTGGTAGTCATACATGCGTAGAATTACTAAAAAACGGTTACGAAATTATAGTAGTAGATAATCTTTCGAATAGCTCAGTAGAGTCTATAAATCGAGTGACAGAGATAACAGGAAAACAGTTTAAATTTTATAAAGAAGATATTTTAAATCGAGAAGCACTTGATACGATTTTTGAAGAAAATACAATTGAAGCTGTTATTCACTTTGCAGGCTTTAAGGCTGTAGGGGAATCAGTAGCAATTCCGTTAACGTATTATCATAACAACATTACAAGCACATTAGTGCTATGTGAAGTGATGCAGAAGCATAATGTGAAGAAGATGATCTTCAGTTCATCTGCAACAGTGTATGGTATCCCAGAAACATCACCAATTACGGAGGAGTTTCCATTAAGTGCAACAAATCCATATGGTCAAACAAAATTAATGATTGAACAAATTATGCGTGATGTAGCATTTGCGGATGCAGGATGGAGTATCGCATTACTTCGTTACTTCAACCCATTTGGTGCACATGAAAGTGGGCGTATTGGAGAAGATCCAAATGGAATTCCAAATAACTTAATGCCATATGTAACACAAGTAGCGGTAGGGAAGTTAAAGGAATTAAGTGTATTTGGAAATGACTATCCAACAAAAGATGGCACGGGTATCCGTGATTATATTCATGTTGTAGACTTAGCAAATGGACATGTAAAGGCGCTTGAAAAGGTACTTGGCACTACTGGGATAGATGCATACAATCTCGGTACAGGTACTGGTTATAGTGTATTAGAAATGGTTGAAGCATTTGAAAAAGTTTCAGGCAAGGAAGTTCCATATAAAATTACGGAACGTCGCCTTGGTGATGTTGCAGTATGTTTTGCAGATGCATCGAAAGCAAAGCGCGAATTAGGATGGGAAGCAATACGCGGATTAGAAGAGATGTGTGCAGACTCTTGGAGATGGCAATCAAATAACAAAAATGGCTATCTAGAAGTTTAA
- the pelG gene encoding exopolysaccharide Pel transporter PelG: protein MTKITLFLAIILWLLFAIFTPLALYYKIVMLFLFLALNIIWIQSIYLTAAKDYQSIALAFLIGSIFSLSGIALISYWHPTLGLEHGFALLLLIAFTIGTFITLVWLSIVIVRMFPNSDATEQFTFLSYLDKYPELFWSSSLYNIGIWVCNFVIWFGEGRGNIENTFIYHQMYDTSVFWAYLSIIPTYIFFVVSIETRFYERYKKFFGSVNNGATLNTILQLKDSMNFVPKQEMERILRNQGIFSLLIIFIIWMFSSQSGKMTLEYSILQLTIIGAYANGMVLVITLLLLYFEDRKGALRTSALFFFANLLLSILLLPFGFNGYGISFAIGSSITFLYAISRLFTYIKDIDYYTFCQSNVPIKQRTFFTKFANKLNGNK, encoded by the coding sequence ATGACGAAAATCACACTTTTCTTAGCTATTATCTTATGGCTTTTGTTTGCAATTTTTACACCATTAGCCTTGTATTATAAAATCGTGATGCTATTTTTATTTTTAGCTTTAAATATCATTTGGATTCAATCCATTTATTTAACAGCAGCTAAAGATTATCAGTCCATCGCTCTTGCATTTTTAATTGGTTCCATTTTCTCCTTATCTGGAATTGCACTTATATCTTACTGGCATCCAACACTCGGACTAGAACATGGATTTGCCCTATTACTTTTAATTGCTTTTACAATTGGGACCTTCATTACATTAGTGTGGTTAAGTATAGTTATTGTACGAATGTTTCCAAATAGTGATGCTACTGAACAATTTACCTTTCTTTCTTATTTAGATAAATATCCAGAACTATTTTGGTCAAGCTCACTTTACAATATTGGCATTTGGGTATGTAACTTTGTTATTTGGTTCGGGGAAGGGCGAGGAAATATTGAAAACACATTTATCTATCATCAAATGTATGATACCTCTGTTTTCTGGGCTTATTTAAGCATTATCCCAACCTATATTTTCTTCGTAGTATCCATTGAAACAAGGTTTTATGAAAGGTATAAGAAGTTCTTCGGTTCAGTTAACAATGGGGCGACATTAAATACAATTTTACAATTAAAAGATTCGATGAACTTTGTCCCCAAACAAGAAATGGAACGCATACTTCGTAATCAAGGTATTTTTTCTTTACTTATTATTTTTATAATATGGATGTTTAGTTCACAATCTGGAAAAATGACACTTGAATACTCTATTCTGCAGCTGACTATAATTGGTGCCTATGCAAACGGGATGGTCCTTGTTATCACATTACTACTCTTATATTTTGAAGATCGTAAAGGTGCACTTCGAACATCAGCCTTATTCTTTTTTGCAAATCTGTTATTAAGTATTCTTCTACTTCCATTTGGATTCAATGGTTACGGTATTAGTTTTGCAATTGGATCTTCTATTACATTCTTATATGCTATTTCTAGACTCTTTACTTACATTAAAGATATTGATTACTACACGTTTTGCCAGTCAAACGTCCCTATAAAACAGCGAACTTTCTTTACTAAATTTGCTAATAAACTTAATGGAAATAAATAA